From Polynucleobacter sp. AP-Sving-400A-A2:
AATCAAAAAAGGTTTATTAACAGTTGAGAAGCAAGGCAAGAAAAATATTTTCTCTGGCCGTATTTTAGAAATTGAAGGTCTGCCTGACCTGAAGGTTGAGCAAGCATTTGAATTATCAGACGCCTCAGCTGAACGTTCTGCTGGCGGTTGCGCCGTTCAATTAAATAAAGAGCCAATTATTGAATACATGCGATCTAACATCACTTTAATGAAGTGGATGATCGCCAATGGCTACGAAGATAAGCGTACTTTAGGCCGTCGCATCAAAGCAATGGAAGCCTGGATTGCTAAGCCTGAGTTACTTAAGGCAGATGCCGATGCAGACTATGCTGAGATTATCGAAATCGATATGAACGAGATTAAGGAGCCGATCTTAGCCTGCCCTAACGACCCAGATGATGTGAAGTTCTTATCCGAAGTGTCTGGCGAGAAAATCGACGAGGTATTTATTGGTTCATGTATGACTAACATCGGCCACTTCCGCGCTGCTGGTCAAGTTCTTCAGGGCAAAAAGGATATGCCTACACGTCTTTGGATTGCGCCACCAACTAAGATGGATCAGATGATTCTGACTGAAGAAGGTTATTACGGCATTTTGGGAGCTACTGGTGCTCGTATGGAAACTCCGGGTTGCTCACTCTGCATGGGTAACCAGGCGCAGATCCGAAAAGGCTCGACAGCAGTTTCTACTTCGACCCGTAATTTCCCGAATCGCTTAGGTATTGATACTCGAGTTTACTTAGCTTCAGCCGAGCTCTCAGCCGTAGCTGCACTCTTGGGTCGTCTGCCAACTCCGAAAGAATATTTCGAGCAAGTGGAGTCCTTAAATGCTAAGGCTGGCGAAGTTTATAAGTATATGAACTTCGACAAGATTAAGTCATTTAGCGATGTTGCTGACACAGTCACAATTTGAGTCATATCTTCCCTGAATCTTAGGACAACAAAAAAGGCGATCAGTTGATCGCCTTTTTTCTTATTTAACTTTCCTTAAATAAATAGTTTATTTTCTTGATGCGCATTTTCACGATTCAATCCAGATACCCAGGTATTGGTTGGTAAGTCCGTTTTTTGCATAATCAGCTTGGCGCGCTGTGAAACCTCTTTCCACTCCACATCGAGTTGTGGACCTTTAAAGGCAATTGCAACAACATTGCAATCATGCGATTCTGGAAATAAGAGCACTCGGTTATCAAATGCTTCGCAAATGTTATTGAGATTAATATTAAAACTCTTATGGCGAGAGAATAAATTCACCGTTAATACGCCTGGCGATCTCAGGATATCAAAACAGCCCTTATAAAAGTCTAAGGAACTTGCAGATGGGCCATCACATATTGCATCATAAAGGTCGACTTGGACTGCATCATAGTGATTTTGATATTTAGCATTCTTCACAAAGGCTTTTGCATCAACCTGAAGAGTCTCAAGACGCCTATCATCAGATGGCGTGAAGAACATACTTCTAGCAGAAACAATCACAGCAGGATTGAGCTCAACTACGGTGGTTTTGACCGCAGGACAATAGCGATGCGCAAACTTAGTCAGAGCGCCGGTGCCAAGGCCAAGTTGAGCAATGCGCATACCTGGCTTTGTCTCTAGAAACAATAACCAGGCCATCATCTGCTGGTTGTATTCCAGATAAATCTCATCCGGGTCGCGGATGCGCATGGCGCCTTGAATCAACTCACTACCAAAATGCAAGTAACGAACCCCACCACTCTCGGAAAACGTCACTGGCTCCATAGCCATGGATATGTCTGCCATTAATTATTTAGCCCAGACTCTCGCATTGCGGAATAGGCGCATCCAAGGACTCGCTCCATCAGGATTGTCCAGCCATTCTTTTGGTGCCCAGCTCATCTGCACGGTCCTGAATACGCGCTCAGGATGCGGCATCATCACGGTAAATCGACCATCTGGCGTAGTAACTCCTGTCAGACCACCAGGCGAGCCATTCGGGTTCATTGGGTAGATTTCGGTTGGGCTGCCTTGGTGATCTACAAAACGTAAAGCAGCTAACCCTTGTTTCTGTAAAACTTCTAAGCTACCCTGCTGGCTAAAGTTAGCAAAGCCTTCGCCGTGCGCAATAGC
This genomic window contains:
- a CDS encoding spermidine synthase, giving the protein MADISMAMEPVTFSESGGVRYLHFGSELIQGAMRIRDPDEIYLEYNQQMMAWLLFLETKPGMRIAQLGLGTGALTKFAHRYCPAVKTTVVELNPAVIVSARSMFFTPSDDRRLETLQVDAKAFVKNAKYQNHYDAVQVDLYDAICDGPSASSLDFYKGCFDILRSPGVLTVNLFSRHKSFNINLNNICEAFDNRVLLFPESHDCNVVAIAFKGPQLDVEWKEVSQRAKLIMQKTDLPTNTWVSGLNRENAHQENKLFI